GCCGCCGAGGTTGCCCACGGAAACGATCAGCGCCAGGCCGCCCGCGGCCGCACGGCCCGTAAGGAACGTGGACGGAATCGCCCAGAACGTGGCCTGGAACGCCAGGATGCCGCTCACCGTCAGGCACAGCGCCAGCAGCTTGAGCGCCGGTGCATCCACGGCTGTGCTGGCCGCCAGCGCTGCCGCTGCAACCACCAGCGCACCCGCCACATACGGGATGCGGTTCTGCGCCCGGTTTGCCACACGCGCCCACCAAAGCATGGCCACCGCACCCACGGCATACGGGATGGCCGTCAGCCAGCCGACCACGGTGTGCTCGACGCCAAACTGCTTGATGATCTGCGGCATCCAGAGGCCCACGCCGATGGAGCCGACGATGCCGCAGAAGTTGATGAACGCCAGCACGAAGACGCGCCAATTGGTCATGGCACCGCGCAGTGTCGCGCCGTGCTTGCTGGCGATGTCGCGTTGCTCCAGCGCCAGGCGGCGCGCAAGGACGGCCTTCTCATCGTCGGTAAGCCATGTCGCCTTCTCCGGCCGATCCGCCAGCACGAACAGGCACGCGATACCGAGCAGCACCGCCGGCAGCCCTTCGATCAGCAGCAACCATTGCCAGCTGCGCAGCCCATGCAGGCCACCGAGTTCGAGCAGCGCGCCGGAAATGGGTGAGCCGATCATGTTCGCCACCGGAATGCCGACCAGGAATGCGGCGGTCACCTTGGCCCGCCACTTGCCGGGAAACCAATGCGTGAAGTAAAGGTAGATGCCAGGCGTGAAGCCCGCTTCGGCAAGACCCAGCAGAAAGCGCGCCGCCGCAAAACTCTTGGGCCCGACCACAAACGCCGTAGCCATCGAGAAGATGCCCCACGTGATCATGATCCGCGCGATCCAGATGCGCGCCCCCACCTTCTGCATGATGAGGTTGCTCGGGATCTCGAACAGGAAATACCCGATGAAGAACAGCCCTGCGCCGAACCCGAACTGTTCGGCGGTGAGGCCAATGTCCTTGTTCATGGTGAGCGCGGCAAACCCCACGTTGGTGCGATCAAGATAGCTGATCACATAGCAGGCAAAGATGAACGGCAGGATGCGGCGGAACGCCTTGGCCAGCGTGCGTTCGCTCGCCTGGTAGTCCGCATCGGGCAGCGTGGCGGCGGAGCGCACATCCGCGCCATGCGCTGGCGTGGTGGCACTCAAGGTCTGGGACATTTGCATGGTCTCCTCCATCGCGCTTCTATGAGCGCTAGGGGTTGTGTATCGATGATCTGTGGCTAGGGCGTGGCTTTTGTCTGCTGTGCCCGATGCGGCTGCGGGCCGGCGATGTCCATCTCTGTCTTGAGCACCGTGCCGGACACCGATTCGGTCATGAACAGCGTCTTCATTTCGGGGCCACCGAAGCACAGGTTCGTGAGCGATGCACCTTCGGGACTGGTCACGACCACATCTGGCTCCGCGCGGTGGTTCAGCACCCAGACGCGACCGAGCCCGGGGTTGGCCACGAACAGCCGCCCCGCCGTGTCGATCGTCAAACCATCCGGGCCGCTCGGGCCGTACGACGTGAAGAACTGTC
This is a stretch of genomic DNA from Ralstonia wenshanensis. It encodes these proteins:
- a CDS encoding MFS transporter; its protein translation is MSQTLSATTPAHGADVRSAATLPDADYQASERTLAKAFRRILPFIFACYVISYLDRTNVGFAALTMNKDIGLTAEQFGFGAGLFFIGYFLFEIPSNLIMQKVGARIWIARIMITWGIFSMATAFVVGPKSFAAARFLLGLAEAGFTPGIYLYFTHWFPGKWRAKVTAAFLVGIPVANMIGSPISGALLELGGLHGLRSWQWLLLIEGLPAVLLGIACLFVLADRPEKATWLTDDEKAVLARRLALEQRDIASKHGATLRGAMTNWRVFVLAFINFCGIVGSIGVGLWMPQIIKQFGVEHTVVGWLTAIPYAVGAVAMLWWARVANRAQNRIPYVAGALVVAAAALAASTAVDAPALKLLALCLTVSGILAFQATFWAIPSTFLTGRAAAGGLALIVSVGNLGGFVGPSMIGAIKQFSHGFTAPLLAVSAVLLIGALSIAWLGDPGADAGEATTR